ataaatactataattaaataaaactatACAAAATTTCTAGctatattaaataaaacaaaGAGACGAAGTAATATTAGTTACATATGAAAATAACTCTAATATAGAGGTGTTTATTTAGGTAATTAGGTTGATTTGGGGTCAAATATTTTACCTCAGTTTAAAATCgaattttatgtttatattaattttaacattgtcatggtatcacttatctattttacttatttattttaaattattagcatcatattactaaaataccctttgaccttttcagttgaccttgactttcagtcaatgggctttttctggAATTACCattttccttgaatggcccatgggccagttacctctaaaaaaccctaactctcCACTTTCCCACAATGAaaggctctccttgtttcaagaagaataactgtccattcttcccatgaccagtccacctcccattactcccactactcccatgatagttcacttcttctgcaacttcccttcctcaccattataaataggggctaccatcaaggagggaggatcatctgaaatagctttcctagtatccttgcttacattacttccttagccttcccaaacactagcactagcactagcaatcccaatcccgaccttccttcttgcattcattctacaatctgtcattcattaatttccgatctacgttctgacttgagtgtcggaggggttttccgggagatcacccccggacaaggctaacgtgttgtgttgcaggaattcaggtcgcttcctccCACGAGTTGCTACTTCCGATAACGCCTCCATCTGCGGTATTCCAAGTGtctcgcacttcctcgtttcattaccgaaacagtttggcgccgtctgtggggagtgttacaaaaagtcatggctcccaaaagaaatccaacacaaaccgcaaccgtgcatagcacagatacagacacttccgtAGGTCACGCTAATAACcaagccgtgactcgtcgtgatctggacatgctagcacgaaacctcactgccgctTTTTTCGAACAACTCCGCACTGTcatgaataataacaataaccccCCTCAACAGCAAGTATTGGAAGAAATGGCGGAGCAGATAAAAAATCTGCGAGAGAGAATCGAACCCCACCAGGAGCTATCAAAATCCCATGAATCTCAGGAGGGGAACTCAAGGATGTCACAttccagtagacgcaataagaAGAGGAGGGAAAGATCGAGGACACATACAAGCCTCAACAGAAGCGAATCCCAAAACGGGGAATCCAAAACCGCCTCTCGAGATGCCCGTACTTACCTTGAAAACAAGAAGCAGAGGGCGTTCGAAAGTGTTCAATCATTGGTGGACAAgaggagggaagaaaggaagaaagcgCAACTCACGGGATCTAGCCATCCCACCAGCCCCGTCATAATGCCGCGGAATGAGACCGGCAAGAGTAGCCTCCCCGAAGATCTTATGCCAATAATCTCTCCGTTGGCTCcggagatactgaatactcccaaccAAGGAAAAATAAAGATCCCAAATatggcggccttcgatggaacATCCTGCCCCGAGGAACACTTGATGGCATACAAAAACTTGATGTCGCTGTACACCACCAACCCGGCATTGTGGTGcaaattcttcccaactactctcaCAGGAGTAGCCTTGACGTGGTACACCTCTCTTCCAGGGAGAAGTATCCACACCTTTGCCCAATTAGAGAGCAAATTCCTGGGTCACTTTGTGGCAtccagaaggcaggagaaatcaaacttccatttgCTTAGCATAACGCAACTGGAAGGGGAATCCATATCATCGTATCTGAGGAAATTCCATGAGGCAGTGCTGGAGGTAACGGATTTGGAAGAATCAGTCGCCTtaaacgccctaatcaacggaatgaaagctcaaaggctcaagttccagttggtcgagagtcaagtgaagacatacgcggaggccatgaagcaatgtcaaagctatgtcacggcctccgagATATGTCAAGCACATGACCCAAAGAGGCGTAAATCAGAAAAGAAGGATCCAATATCCAATCGCTCCTCAAGGAGCGTAGAGGAACATCCATCTAGGAGGGATAAAAATTACATGTCGCATCGTCCAGAGCCTCCATCAGACATGGGACCTCCACGATCCCGGCACGTATATGCCgttgaaggggagtccaggACGCGGAATTTGCTTGATGGAGGTAATGACCCGAGGTTCAATTGGAACAGGAAGGACATTTTCTTCGCTGTTCGGGATgagttgccaactccacctcctatTACCACTCCCTCCGATCGACGCAActacaatctgtggtgtgattaccacaaagagcacggccacactttggcccaatgccgcgaactcaaacgtatcctACATCAACTAGCCGACGAGGGGGAGCTATCAAGGTTCATCAATCGAAAGGACTATGGCACGAGAGGCGACGCGGAAAGAAGGCCTTGGAACCAGAAAAGAAACGAGGCTAGGCGTgaaagttccaacacacaaGGAACCATCAATATGATTTTCAGCGGCTACACCGAGGAATATCCCACAATCCGCGCTGCGAAAGGCAGCGTCCATACTCTGTTCAAAGGACCCCCAAAAACCACCTCAAGTGGGTCGATCATGAGATTTGATGCCACTACTTCCCAACCGTTGCAACAACCACACACTGATCCTTTAGTGGTTACCATCAAGATTGGGCAAATGATGGTGAGGCGAGTATTGGTGGATACCGGAAGCACAGCCGATCTTATAACGATGGAATgcctaagaaaaatgaaattcgaAGAAAAGCACCTGCAACCCCTTGATAAACCTTTGATTGGGTTTGGAGGAAACCAGGTCATTCCAATGGGAACAATCATACTCCCTGTGCGAGTAGGGGAAAGAAGCGGAAGCAGAACTatgcccatacgattcacggtggtggatctcgtattcccctacaacgccatcatggggCTTCCACTTATTAACAAGATCAAAGCAGCAATCTTTcctcatcaactcttgctgCAATTCGAGCGGGATGATGGACAAGTTGGCATCCTCAAGGGAGACCAGGTAATGGCccgccaatgcctcatcaacaccaTGAAGCGCGGACCTTCCGCGACACCCGCCAAAAGAGAAAGGGAAAAAAACTACCCCGCCCGTGAAATGAAGACCATTTgaagaaattcttcatttaacaagatttgcaaggggcaatcagtGATTATCAGTCTTATCAGTCTTATCAGCTTAACTCCGCGAAATTGTTTCATCCCGCAAAGTATTCGCGTTGTCATTCGAAATCAGTTTTATCATCGCATCCCGCGACGTAGTCGCGTTGTCATTTGTATTCTGTTTTATCAGCACTCATCCCGCGGCATGCTCGCGTTGTCATTTGTATTCTTAGTGATCATCAAAATTCATTTATAACATCAGAAGTTTTATTTTCAGATTATCCGGCTCTTATATTCGTAAGTACTTGACTAAAATCtattgcaaattttattaaattcagta
The Amaranthus tricolor cultivar Red isolate AtriRed21 chromosome 11, ASM2621246v1, whole genome shotgun sequence DNA segment above includes these coding regions:
- the LOC130826678 gene encoding uncharacterized protein LOC130826678 — its product is MLARNLTAAFFEQLRTVMNNNNNPPQQQVLEEMAEQIKNLRERIEPHQELSKSHESQEGNSRMSHSSRRNKKRRERSRTHTSLNRSESQNGESKTASRDARTYLENKKQRAFESVQSLVDKRREERKKAQLTGSSHPTSPVIMPRNETGKSSLPEDLMPIISPLAPEILNTPNQGKIKIPNMAAFDGTSCPEEHLMAYKNLMSLYTTNPALWCKFFPTTLTGVALTWYTSLPGRSIHTFAQLESKFLGHFVASRRQEKSNFHLLSITQLEGESISSYLRKFHEAVLERRKSEKKDPISNRSSRSVEEHPSRRDKNYMSHRPEPPSDMGPPRSRHVYAVEGESRTRNLLDGGNDPRFNWNRKDIFFAVRDELPTPPPITTPSDRRNYNLWFINRKDYGTRGDAERRPWNQKRNEARRESSNTQGTINMIFSGYTEEYPTIRAAKGSVHTLFKGPPKTTSSGSIMRFDATTSQPLQQPHTDPLVVTIKIGQMMVRRVLVDTGSTADLITMECLRKMKFEEKHLQPLDKPLIGFGGNQVIPMGTIILPVRVGERSGSRTMPIRFTIKAAIFPHQLLLQFERDDGQVGILKGDQSWCKNSKYGRIPIFPYDRRHGPLCPFRVMEEQGV